From the Cyanobacteriota bacterium genome, the window CTGATTCCTTAGATATTGAAGAATTGCGTGATAGTCAGTACTTTGTTATTGGTGCCGGGGATAGTCCTGGTAGCGATGCTGTTTTATTAGCTCAATCAATTTTACTTGGCGGGGCAGGTTTTGTTGTCAAAGGATTGATGACGGATGAGGATATTGGACGCAATATTGTTGAGTTACTTGCCACTGACAAAAATCAATGGCATGACTTTGCACTTACGGAAATCAAAAAAGGCAAAGACGAAGATCCAGAGTATCGTCAGAATACAACTGGTGAAGTTAAATCAAAAAAAGAATGGGTGAAGTTTTTTGTTGAGCATTACCAAGACAAGATTATTCGTTGTTTTAATATTCATGAAAATAATGCTTTTAATGCAGCTATTTTCTCTGAACTTTTTGAAGGTGATCCAAAGTTCTCAATGGATTTTAATGAGAATGATGCTTGGGCTCAAACAGTACTAGAAAATACTAATCGTCAATCTTTGGTTACACCAATTAGTGAAGCAGGTGAGAAGGCTCTGGAAGGTCAGGTCTACGAGAAGTCTATCTTTGATAAATTTCCATTGCTTAAAGCTATACCTTTTGTTGGCAAGGCTTTTGATCCATTTCACTCAGGCAAGACTTTTAATCAACTACTCGGAGTGGTCTCTAAGGCTCTTGTTGGTGCAGCCCCGGTTGCGATGATTGCTGATTCTCTTGGCTTTAGTGGATTAGGTTATGCTGCCCGTTTATCACAAAGATTTTCGTATGCCATTAATACTATTGCTTCTGGTGTCTCTCGTGGTTTGTATTTATCGTCACATAAGTTCTACTGGCAATTTATTGGTGAGATGTTTGGTTTATCTTCGACTTTCTTTGAACAGACAAATACTTTCGGACGGACTCTTAGAGCCCTGTCTAATGTAGTTCTTATTGGTCGTGGTAATGAACTTGCGATGAGAGATAACTACAACTTAGATAGCTTCAAAGACTCCAAGCTTATTGAAGAAGAATTCAAAAAGAATCCAAATGCAGAACCGTACTTTGATAAGAAAAAAGTCGCTGCTAAGTTGACACAGGAAACAATGGGTGAGATTGATTACTTCTCGCATGAATTCATGGGTGGTGTTCTTGGTAAAATCCCTCTAGGCAAGCACATTGTGGCAACGATGGCGCAGTTTAAACAAGGTGTTAAGTTGGCTTGGGACTTTGTTCGTATACCAGAAATTCGCAAACATGCTTTTGCTAACATCTTTCGCCTCAAGCCTGTTGGTCATACTAAGATATCTAAAAATAGCGGTAAGCCATACGCAGAAGCTTTTGAAGCTAATGCTTATGCATTTGCTGGAATGGCAACCCTTGGTACTGCACTAGCTTCCACTGTCTTAGGAGCGATCACTGGTAATAAACTAATTGACACTGTTTTAACCAATATCGCCAATATGATTCCTGCTCTTGGAATTGTTACAGCTGGTAAGTTAGTACATCAAGATCAAGCTGGTGATCCGCGACACTTTACTGATGTTGCTAAGAAACAACAAAACTTTAGTCCAGAGAAAGCAGGATTAATGCAAATTGTTTCTGGATGGCTCATCGGTATTACCGGTGCGTTCCAGCACACTACTATTGGTGCTGAGCTTTACAACCTAGCTAATGGTATCTATTTTGAAGGAATCCGTGAACAACTCAAAGTCTGTGTTGATGATGCTGCTGTAAATAAATTAACCAGGCAAGGTGAGTACTATAAACTCAGAGAAGCAGTTACTAGTACTGGAGCTTCTGTAGCACGGACTTTGGCTAAACCTGTTCAGCAAGCAGCTTAGTTAAATTAATTAATTTCCCTCTTTAGCAAACATTCCAAGCACAAAGATATAAGCGTAACAAGCAAAGGCAACCAATAAACCAGCATCCCAGTTTGGTACAAGAGCATCTCCTTGATTGGCTTCAGCTACCCATGCCATCACAGGTCCAATCACAGCACCGCCAATGATAGCAGTGCAAAGGATTCCAGAAATCGCACTTGAGTATTCTTTGCCGAAACTATTAGTTGCCAAACTATATATAGTAGGGAACATGATAGAAATAAAGAAACCAATTGCAGGGAAAGCAAGAAGAGCTTGGTTGATGTCACCAGTCATTGCCATATAAAGCGCGACAGCAGCAAGTGCGATATAAATCTTGATTGCAAGTTTGCCGGGGATCTTGTCTAGTACTGCAGTACCGACGAACCTACCTGCTAGTAAACCACCCCAGTATAGACTTAATGTTAAATTTCTTACGCTCTCAGCATTAACAGCTTGTCTGAAGAAATTTAATAGTCCTGAATATATTTCTCCCATCATTCCAACATTGACCAAATCATCTGAAGATTGGATTATTGAAAAGATACTTAATTTGTCCTCAAAATATAAGGTTATAGTATTCGCGACACCTACTTCAACTCCTACATATAAAAAGATACCAAGAGCATAAAGATAGATAAGCGGGTTTGCTGTTAATAATTCTACGGTTAGATTTTTAGATTTGGTACCTTCTTTGCGCATTGCAAGTTCTTCACTACGAGCCTTAGCAACCGCTTGACCACTGATTTCTGAAGGTTCAAGAGCTCTAGCTTCAAAGTCTTGGTCATTAGTTTCTGATTTAGGATAAGCAGGAAAAGCAACAGCTGCTGTCATCACTAAAGCAAGCGCTGTGAATACCCAGTAGGTAACAGTCCAGTGATTACCAGAGTTTTCAATTGAACTTACTAATTGAGGTGCAGCAAAACTACCAGCTCCATTAATAACCATAAACATAGTTAGGTTACGCGAGTACTTAGCTGGATCAGAAATCTCAGCAACCAGTGGATTGAGCGCCACTTGAACGCCAGTGATGCCAACACCACAAAGGAACATCGCTGCCATGTTTGGCAAGAAGCCAGGCACTGCCGCAAAAAGTAAAACTCCAGCAGTTGTGATTAATGAACTAGATACTAAAGTAGTTTTCTTTGAGTTTTTTTCCATGAAAACTCCCCAGGGGATAGAAGTGATTCCGTAAGCTATAAAGAAGGTCGCTGCAAGAAAGGCAGATAAAGAAGCGCTTACACTATAGGTGTCGCGGATCTTTGGAATGATCGCACCAGCTACATTGGTAATTGCACCAAAGGATAAATAAGCGAAGGCGACTGCTGCCATCAATGCTAGGAAGCCTTGATTTTGTTTTTCTTTATTTTTCATTATTGTTTTTACCTTTTTTAATTTAATGTGCTGGGATTTAGTTTTTGTACTCATCTTTACTCCTATCTGTATTACGAGATACCTTGATTATTCAGAGCAAATATTAGCATAAGTCATATAACTTAACTAATTAGACCTGTTTCGAAAGTCAATATTATCCTAAAGGTCAAGCTACGGTGGCTGAATCTGCACAAAAAATAAAGATTAAAAATTGCCATACATATAGGTGCTAAAATCGTAATCCCGAAAGGACAAAACCAAATGGCAACTGCATTAAAAGTAATACTGACCGAAGATTCACAAGCTGGAAGAGCTGGAGAGCTTGTTAAAGTGAGACCAGGTTTCGCTCGCAACTATCTTTTACCTCAAAAATTGGCCGTAATTGCTGATGCATACAACTTACAAGCATTTGAAGAGCGCAAAGCTGAGATTGAAGCTGACGCTGAAAATAAACGCCAAAAAGCAAGTGACGCGAAAGAATCACTTGGTGATGATTCAATGGTAACCATTGAAGGAAGATCTGGTGAAACCGGGAAATTATTTGGTGCGATTACCAAAGAGAAAATCGCTGAAGCTGTTGCTAAGCAACTTAATTTAGAAGTTAAAAAAGAACAGATAGAAATTACAATGCCTATCAAAACTCTTGGTGAGCATAGTGTAACTATCAAGCTTGCGGTTGGAACGACGGCCGACATAATCGTCAAAGTCGTACCTGAAAACTAGATCTGGTCTTATAAGCTTCATCTACTGCGTTATACTCATTTTCTACAGTCATCATTGACGGCTCAGTCAAACATCCTTCCCAGGATTTAGAGGGCCTTGTAACTGAAGCTCTTAGAAGCGACTAATTCCAATTCATTAGACTTACTGCAAAAGTCGGAATTATCTCCAAAGGCAACACGCGCATTCCGCGCGGTTGAAACTAGGTTATAATCATCCTAATGTTCATAACAATAGAAGGCCCTGACAAAGCTGGTAAAACAACGCAAATCGCCAAACTCAAGGAATATATCAAGAATAATTCCTTAGATTGGGTTTTTACCTTCAATCCTGGTGATACCAATTTGGGTGCTAAGCTGCGCAATATTGTTTTGGATTGTGATGAGCATATCTCTAATCATGCAGAGTTGATGATTTACCTTGCTGATAGAGCGCATCATGTTGATACCAAGCTTAAGCCTCTACTTCAGGCTGGTAAAGTAGTTGTTTGTGATCGTTTTAGCGATAGTACTCTTGCTTATCAAGGTTATGGACGTGGCATTGATATCAAAACTATCAAAATCATTGACGCACTAGTTTGTGATGGTATCAAGCCTGATTTGACTATCTTATTAATGGTGTCTGAGCAAGAAGCTCAGCGTCGTACTAAAGATGCAGTCGATAGACTTGAAGCGCAAAACAAATTGTTTTTTATCAGAGTGCGTAATGGTTATAAGACAATTGCTCGCGAGGATCCTACTCGCATTAAGGTGATAGAGGTTGATTGCTTGAGTATTGAAGAAGTGCATGAGCGTATAACGAATCTGATTAACGACAATATTGCTGACTACAATAAGGAAAAAGCCCGTGTCTAAGAAAACGATTTTGCTTACTGGGTCTGCAGGTTTTATTGCTTCTCACTTAGCTGATAACTTGATTGCTCAAGGTCATGATGTTGTTGGCATTGACAACTTTAATGATTATTATGATATCAAGCTCAAGGCACGCAATTTGTCACAGTATTTTGATAGCAAAGATGTTTTAGCTCTGGCTGATAAGATCAAGAGTCCTTATCGTTCTTTTGATAACCCTGTTTCAGAGTTTAGTTCGACTGCGTTTACTGATTCAAAAGCAGCGGCAGGGAATTTTCTGGAGAATTCTAATTATAGGCTCTATGGTTTGGATCTTTGTGACTATGAAGCGCTCAAGTTGGTTTTCCAAAATCATGATTTTACGCATATCGTGCATATTGCAGCAGTTGCAGGTGTTAGACCAAGTGTGATGAACCCAGTTTTTTATCAGAAAAACAATGGCGACTCGACTATTAATTTATTGCAACTTGCTGTTGAAAACAATATCCAGAAGTTTGTCTTTGCATCTAGTAGTTCAGTTTATGGTAATTGCGACAGCGCTCCGTTTAAAGAAACAGAAGATACCTCTAAACCAATAAGCCCCTATGCTGCAACCAAAGTGGCTGGTGAAGCGATGTTGCATAGCTTCCACTCGCTTTATAAGATCCCTAGTGTGGCGTTGAGATTTTTTACGGTCTATGGTCCGCGTCAAAGACCTGATCTTGCGATCAATAAATTCACCAAGCTAATTGATGCCGGGAAGTCAATTGAGATTTATGGAGACGGTTCTGCATTAAGAGACTATACCTATATTGAAGACATTGTAGATGGAGTTTTAAAAGCAATTGATCTTGACTGTGCTTTTGAGATTTTTAATCTAGGAGAATCTCAGACTACTGATATTAAAACTCTTGTTGCCTTACTTGAAGAGCAGCTCGGTAAGCAAGCAGCAGTAAGTTATACAGATCCGGTTCCTGGAGACG encodes:
- a CDS encoding NAD-dependent epimerase/dehydratase family protein is translated as MSKKTILLTGSAGFIASHLADNLIAQGHDVVGIDNFNDYYDIKLKARNLSQYFDSKDVLALADKIKSPYRSFDNPVSEFSSTAFTDSKAAAGNFLENSNYRLYGLDLCDYEALKLVFQNHDFTHIVHIAAVAGVRPSVMNPVFYQKNNGDSTINLLQLAVENNIQKFVFASSSSVYGNCDSAPFKETEDTSKPISPYAATKVAGEAMLHSFHSLYKIPSVALRFFTVYGPRQRPDLAINKFTKLIDAGKSIEIYGDGSALRDYTYIEDIVDGVLKAIDLDCAFEIFNLGESQTTDIKTLVALLEEQLGKQAAVSYTDPVPGDVPLTYADISKSKSVLAYNPQTKIKEGLSKFVDWYKQQN
- the tmk gene encoding dTMP kinase → MFITIEGPDKAGKTTQIAKLKEYIKNNSLDWVFTFNPGDTNLGAKLRNIVLDCDEHISNHAELMIYLADRAHHVDTKLKPLLQAGKVVVCDRFSDSTLAYQGYGRGIDIKTIKIIDALVCDGIKPDLTILLMVSEQEAQRRTKDAVDRLEAQNKLFFIRVRNGYKTIAREDPTRIKVIEVDCLSIEEVHERITNLINDNIADYNKEKARV
- a CDS encoding MFS transporter, whose translation is MKNKEKQNQGFLALMAAVAFAYLSFGAITNVAGAIIPKIRDTYSVSASLSAFLAATFFIAYGITSIPWGVFMEKNSKKTTLVSSSLITTAGVLLFAAVPGFLPNMAAMFLCGVGITGVQVALNPLVAEISDPAKYSRNLTMFMVINGAGSFAAPQLVSSIENSGNHWTVTYWVFTALALVMTAAVAFPAYPKSETNDQDFEARALEPSEISGQAVAKARSEELAMRKEGTKSKNLTVELLTANPLIYLYALGIFLYVGVEVGVANTITLYFEDKLSIFSIIQSSDDLVNVGMMGEIYSGLLNFFRQAVNAESVRNLTLSLYWGGLLAGRFVGTAVLDKIPGKLAIKIYIALAAVALYMAMTGDINQALLAFPAIGFFISIMFPTIYSLATNSFGKEYSSAISGILCTAIIGGAVIGPVMAWVAEANQGDALVPNWDAGLLVAFACYAYIFVLGMFAKEGN
- the rplI gene encoding 50S ribosomal protein L9; protein product: MATALKVILTEDSQAGRAGELVKVRPGFARNYLLPQKLAVIADAYNLQAFEERKAEIEADAENKRQKASDAKESLGDDSMVTIEGRSGETGKLFGAITKEKIAEAVAKQLNLEVKKEQIEITMPIKTLGEHSVTIKLAVGTTADIIVKVVPEN